The Neoasaia chiangmaiensis sequence CCGGCAAAGCCGTCCGGGCGCATCAACGACGTTTCCGTCAGGCCGTCCGGCTGCCGTGCAAGCGCGCCGGCCATCGCCGCCGTATCGTAAGCGATATCCGCCAGTGGCGTGGGCGCTGTACCGTAGTGTTGGCGGTACTGCTGGACGAACCCATGGCGTGTCGCTGAATCCGGCGCCGCGAACCAGGCGCCGTGCAGGGCGCCAAGCTTGCTGGCGAAGGCTTCCCAAAGCGCCGGTCCCAGAATCCGGACCTGAGACGGGTCGATCCTGTTGGCTTTCAGCCCGTTGATGACGTTCGCCAACTGCAAGCCCGTGTCACCAAGCAGCAACGCATCAAACGGTGGTGCCGGGAAAGGCCCCGGCGTCGCATTAGCCGGTGGCGTTGCCGGGGGAGCGCCCGGATTTGCTGGCGGGTTCGTGTCCGGCGAGACCGGATTGACCGCATCCGGCGCAGCGGGCGTCGGCGTCGTTGCCGCGGCGGAGACCTGCTTCTGCCGATCATCAAACGCGGACAGCGTCTTCAGGCCATCGGCAATGCTCTGCAGATCGCTGCCATGGAAAGCAATATTCGGTGCGCTCAGGCCATTTGCCGCGCATGCCTCGTTCAGGCGTTGCGCCATGACGTGTCCCAACGGGCTATCCGGCAAAAACGCCGCGAAGTGCTGGCGCCCCTGCGCATGCGCGGCACTCACCAGTCGAACCACCTGCTGATCCACCGTCAGCCCCATGACCCAGACGCCGGAGCGGCCACGTTCAGCATCGCTCGTGAACGCCAGTTCCGGAATTCCCGCCGCCGTGCTCAGCCCCGCCACCTCGCCGGTTTGCCCGGCTGTCAGCGGCCCCAGCAGAATCCTGTCGCCATTGCCGATTGCCGCACGCGCCGCAGCCGCGACACCTTCCGCGCCGTCACTGTCACGCACATCCAGCACCGCGCCATGACCGGTCGGAACAGCCAGTTGCGCCGCATTGGCCATCTGCTGGCCGAGACGCATGTTTCGGCCCGTCAGCGGCAGAAGCATACCGATCCGCACAGGCTCACCGGCCGCGGTCGGAGACGTTGAGGCGGGGACGCCACCGCCCCCTGTCGCGGACGGCGTGCCCGTCTGTGAGCAGGCGGAAAGGCACAACGCCGCGCCGAACGCGACCGCAATGCCCTTGCGCGAACCCGCAGTCCTGCGCAAGGAGATGACATCGCCGTGTCCAGGGGGTCCGAATGTCCGGCCAATCATCGTCTGCTCATACTCCAAATTCCTTACCCCCCGAGCGGGATGCCCATCCCGCATACGATAAATCCACACGTCCGGCGACTGCCTCCGGCAGCCTCGTCTTCGTCGCAACACCGATCGGCAATCTCGGCGACATTTCCGAACGTGCCCTGGCAACCCTCCGTAACGCCGATATCCTGCTCTGCGAGGATACGCGCGTCACCGGCAAGCTGCTCCAGGCCTACGGAATCACCACGTCGACGCAAACGCTGCACGATCATAACGAACAGGAACGGATTCCGTTTCTGCTTGGCCGCCTTCATGATGGAGCGCGCATCGCCGC is a genomic window containing:
- a CDS encoding penicillin-binding protein activator, whose protein sequence is MRRTAGSRKGIAVAFGAALCLSACSQTGTPSATGGGGVPASTSPTAAGEPVRIGMLLPLTGRNMRLGQQMANAAQLAVPTGHGAVLDVRDSDGAEGVAAAARAAIGNGDRILLGPLTAGQTGEVAGLSTAAGIPELAFTSDAERGRSGVWVMGLTVDQQVVRLVSAAHAQGRQHFAAFLPDSPLGHVMAQRLNEACAANGLSAPNIAFHGSDLQSIADGLKTLSAFDDRQKQVSAAATTPTPAAPDAVNPVSPDTNPPANPGAPPATPPANATPGPFPAPPFDALLLGDTGLQLANVINGLKANRIDPSQVRILGPALWEAFASKLGALHGAWFAAPDSATRHGFVQQYRQHYGTAPTPLADIAYDTAAMAGALARQPDGLTETSLMRPDGFAGVDGVFALRSGGKVTRALAIFEIGQNGGATIVQPAPKTLTQTPS